The Bubalus bubalis isolate 160015118507 breed Murrah chromosome 1, NDDB_SH_1, whole genome shotgun sequence genome includes a region encoding these proteins:
- the LOC102402461 gene encoding ankyrin-1 isoform X10: protein MWTFVTQLLVTLVLLGFFLVSCQNVAHIVRGSLGFVLKHVHQELDKELGESEGLSDDEETISTRVVRRRVLLKGNELQNIPGEQVTEEHFTDEQGNVITKKIVRKVVRQIDPSGADDTQELEEVELRGSGLQPDLIEGRKGAQIVKRASLKRGKQ from the exons ATGTGGACGTTCGTCACCCAGCTCCTGGTCACCCTGGTGCTGCTGGGCTTCTTCCTGGTCAGCTGCCAGAACGTGGCGCACATCGTCCGGGGCTCCCTGGGCTTCGTGCTCAAGCACGTCCACCAGGAGCTGGACAAGGAGCTGGGGGAGAGTGAGGGGCTGAGTGACGACGAGGAGACCATCTCCACCAGGGTGGTCCGGCGCCGGGTCCTCCTGAAG GGGAATGAGCTTCAGAATATTCCAGGGGAGCAGGTGACAGAAGagcatttcacagatgagcagGGCAACGTCATCACCAAGAAG ATCGTTCGCAAAGTCGTTCGCCAGATAGACCCGTCCGGAGCCGATGACACCCAGGAGCTCGAGGAG GTGGAGCTGAGAGGAAGTGGCCTGCAGCCGGACCTGATAGAGGGCAGGAAGGGGGCTCAGATAGTGAAGCGGGCCAGCCTCAAAAGGGGGAAGCAGTGA
- the LOC102402461 gene encoding ankyrin-1 isoform X8 encodes MWTFVTQLLVTLVLLGFFLVSCQNVAHIVRGSLGFVLKHVHQELDKELGESEGLSDDEETISTRVVRRRVLLKGNELQNIPGEQVTEEHFTDEQGNVITKKIVRKVVRQIDPSGADDTQELEEVISKGPPEDPSEMEADIDSFMTHAKVELRGSGLQPDLIEGRKGAQIVKRASLKRGKQ; translated from the exons ATGTGGACGTTCGTCACCCAGCTCCTGGTCACCCTGGTGCTGCTGGGCTTCTTCCTGGTCAGCTGCCAGAACGTGGCGCACATCGTCCGGGGCTCCCTGGGCTTCGTGCTCAAGCACGTCCACCAGGAGCTGGACAAGGAGCTGGGGGAGAGTGAGGGGCTGAGTGACGACGAGGAGACCATCTCCACCAGGGTGGTCCGGCGCCGGGTCCTCCTGAAG GGGAATGAGCTTCAGAATATTCCAGGGGAGCAGGTGACAGAAGagcatttcacagatgagcagGGCAACGTCATCACCAAGAAG ATCGTTCGCAAAGTCGTTCGCCAGATAGACCCGTCCGGAGCCGATGACACCCAGGAGCTCGAGGAGGTGATTTCCAAGGGGCCCCCGGAGGACCCTAGTGAGATGGAGGCAGACATTGATTCCTTTATGACTCATGCCAAG GTGGAGCTGAGAGGAAGTGGCCTGCAGCCGGACCTGATAGAGGGCAGGAAGGGGGCTCAGATAGTGAAGCGGGCCAGCCTCAAAAGGGGGAAGCAGTGA
- the LOC102402461 gene encoding ankyrin-1 isoform X9, translating to MWTFVTQLLVTLVLLGFFLVSCQNVAHIVRGSLGFVLKHVHQELDKELGESEGLSDDEETISTRVVRRRVLLKGNELQNIPGEQVTEEHFTDEQGNVITKKIVRKVVRQIDPSGADDTQELEEVISKGPPEDPSEMEADIDSFMTHAKDHTSTPNP from the exons ATGTGGACGTTCGTCACCCAGCTCCTGGTCACCCTGGTGCTGCTGGGCTTCTTCCTGGTCAGCTGCCAGAACGTGGCGCACATCGTCCGGGGCTCCCTGGGCTTCGTGCTCAAGCACGTCCACCAGGAGCTGGACAAGGAGCTGGGGGAGAGTGAGGGGCTGAGTGACGACGAGGAGACCATCTCCACCAGGGTGGTCCGGCGCCGGGTCCTCCTGAAG GGGAATGAGCTTCAGAATATTCCAGGGGAGCAGGTGACAGAAGagcatttcacagatgagcagGGCAACGTCATCACCAAGAAG ATCGTTCGCAAAGTCGTTCGCCAGATAGACCCGTCCGGAGCCGATGACACCCAGGAGCTCGAGGAGGTGATTTCCAAGGGGCCCCCGGAGGACCCTAGTGAGATGGAGGCAGACATTGATTCCTTTATGACTCATGCCAAG